In Aestuariibaculum lutulentum, one DNA window encodes the following:
- a CDS encoding TetR family transcriptional regulator C-terminal domain-containing protein produces MAKKKSISKEDFMSYYMNYVLEHNARPKTIFSLCKVMGTEEPLFYGFFGSFEGLEKGIFNQFYVNTKTLLEKAPDFRAFDSRDKLLSFYYTFFEILTANRSFVVFMLDGYKTDLKRLKVLSTLRQSFIEFIEDLNIETIETKQKDIDKFQQKALTESAWFQLVVTIEFWLNDTSAKFEKTDIFIEKSVNTSFDIINTTPIKSIIDLGKFLFKEKVQMS; encoded by the coding sequence ATGGCTAAAAAAAAATCTATCTCGAAGGAAGACTTTATGTCTTATTATATGAATTATGTTCTGGAACATAACGCACGACCAAAGACTATATTTTCATTATGTAAAGTTATGGGAACGGAAGAACCGTTGTTCTACGGATTCTTCGGTTCTTTTGAAGGTTTAGAAAAAGGCATTTTCAATCAGTTCTATGTAAACACCAAAACTCTACTTGAAAAAGCCCCTGATTTCAGGGCTTTCGATTCCAGAGACAAGCTTCTGAGCTTTTACTATACTTTTTTTGAAATACTGACTGCTAACAGAAGCTTTGTAGTTTTTATGCTAGACGGTTATAAAACAGATTTGAAACGTTTAAAAGTACTTTCTACACTAAGACAAAGTTTCATTGAATTTATTGAAGACTTAAACATTGAAACTATTGAAACGAAACAAAAAGACATTGATAAATTTCAGCAAAAAGCATTGACCGAATCTGCCTGGTTTCAACTAGTAGTTACAATAGAATTCTGGCTAAATGATACCTCTGCAAAATTTGAAAAAACAGATATCTTCATTGAAAAATCGGTTAATACCAGTTTCGACATTATCAATACAACACCAATAAAAAGCATAATCGACCTTGGAAAATTTCTGTTTAAAGAAAAAGTACAAATGTCTTAA
- a CDS encoding DUF2911 domain-containing protein: protein MKKIIASVLFVAMSFTGFSQIKTPQPSPTSKIEQMVGLTNMTLEYSRPSMRGRVIFGDLVPYNKLWRLGANANTKISFNTDVTIGDSKVKAGEYAVFATPGKDSWEVVFYSDTSNWGTPQKWDDSKVVAKAKAEVYKMPVKIETFTMTFDDLTNNSAILGILWEDVYVGVKIDVPTESIVSASIEKTMNGPGAGDYYSAAVYYLQEGKDINQAKEWIDKSIEMAGDKAPFWQLRQQSLIYAKAGDKKGAIAAAKKSLSGAEAAGNADYVKMNKDSLKEWGAM from the coding sequence ATGAAAAAAATTATCGCTTCTGTTTTATTTGTGGCCATGTCATTCACAGGCTTTTCACAGATTAAAACACCGCAACCTAGTCCGACTTCTAAAATTGAACAAATGGTTGGATTAACTAATATGACTTTAGAATACAGTCGCCCAAGCATGAGAGGGCGGGTTATATTTGGAGATTTGGTTCCTTATAATAAGTTATGGCGTTTGGGAGCCAATGCCAACACAAAAATTAGTTTTAACACCGATGTAACTATTGGCGATTCTAAAGTTAAGGCAGGGGAGTATGCTGTTTTTGCAACGCCAGGAAAGGACTCGTGGGAGGTTGTGTTTTACAGTGATACGTCAAACTGGGGAACACCTCAAAAATGGGATGATTCTAAAGTAGTGGCTAAGGCTAAAGCTGAAGTTTACAAAATGCCGGTAAAGATTGAAACGTTTACCATGACCTTTGACGATTTAACAAACAATTCGGCAATATTAGGTATTTTATGGGAAGATGTTTATGTAGGCGTAAAAATTGATGTGCCAACCGAGTCTATAGTTTCAGCTTCTATTGAAAAAACGATGAATGGGCCGGGTGCAGGTGATTATTATTCTGCGGCTGTATATTATTTACAAGAAGGTAAAGACATTAATCAAGCGAAGGAATGGATTGATAAATCGATAGAGATGGCTGGCGATAAAGCACCGTTTTGGCAGTTAAGACAACAGTCTTTAATTTATGCAAAGGCCGGTGATAAGAAAGGAGCTATTGCTGCTGCTAAGAAATCTTTATCTGGCGCTGAAGCTGCCGGAAATGCTGATTATGTGAAAATGAACAAAGATTCTTTAAAAGAGTGGGGTGCTATGTAA
- a CDS encoding DsbA family oxidoreductase, whose amino-acid sequence MHIKIWSDIRCPFCYIGKRHFESALNSFPEKEKITVEWKSFELDPNLKTTTTTDALTHFVESKGIDYESAKHMFNNVTAMAANAGLDFNLEQSVPANSFNALRLLHFAKEEGLANKTKEALLKAHLTEGENIDDHTVLLDLAKSVGLNTFKVKQMLESDDFAYDVRQDQMEARNLGINSVPFFVLDNKYGISGAQPVEVFSKALQDAWDKHQNNLIIVADDNSCDINGNC is encoded by the coding sequence ATGCACATAAAAATATGGTCCGATATACGTTGCCCCTTCTGTTATATCGGAAAAAGACATTTTGAATCTGCTTTAAACAGTTTCCCTGAAAAAGAAAAAATAACCGTAGAATGGAAAAGTTTTGAGCTTGATCCTAATTTAAAAACAACAACTACAACAGATGCCTTAACGCATTTTGTAGAGAGCAAAGGCATTGATTATGAAAGCGCCAAACATATGTTTAATAATGTGACGGCAATGGCTGCTAATGCAGGATTAGATTTTAATCTGGAACAATCTGTTCCTGCAAACTCCTTTAATGCGCTTCGCCTGTTACATTTTGCCAAAGAAGAAGGACTAGCTAACAAAACAAAAGAAGCACTACTTAAAGCACATTTAACTGAAGGTGAAAATATTGATGATCATACGGTTTTATTAGATCTTGCAAAATCTGTAGGCTTAAATACTTTCAAAGTGAAACAGATGTTAGAATCTGATGATTTCGCCTACGACGTAAGACAAGACCAAATGGAAGCCAGAAATCTGGGGATTAACTCTGTGCCGTTTTTTGTTTTAGATAACAAATATGGAATTTCCGGGGCACAACCTGTTGAAGTATTCTCTAAAGCTCTTCAGGATGCCTGGGATAAACACCAAAATAATTTAATAATAGTTGCGGACGACAACTCCTGCGATATAAATGGAAACTGTTAG
- a CDS encoding Gfo/Idh/MocA family protein: MKTPIEKRKIRWGIIGLGKIADKFATDLATIPDAELYAVASRNQEKANEFSKKHNALKAYDSYETLANDPNVDAVYIATPHTLHKENTIMCLEKGIAVLCEKPFAMNAEEVEEMITIAKANKTLLMEALWTYFLPHYQYVLKLLKDKTYGEVQSLSADFGFHRPYDTNTRLFDKALGGGSLLDIGIYPIFVSLSTLGLPKRISANATFFENGADSTCSMTFNYPNNVNAYLKSSLIEELPTQAIFECEKAIIKINTQFHAPTTVSIIKDGQEEIKDFNYNTIGYNFETIHFNNLLREGKTESSIMTFDFSHNLINTLDKLRKLINLEY, from the coding sequence ATGAAAACGCCAATTGAAAAAAGAAAAATACGTTGGGGCATTATAGGCCTGGGAAAAATAGCAGATAAATTCGCCACCGATCTGGCTACCATTCCTGATGCTGAACTTTATGCTGTAGCTTCCAGAAATCAAGAAAAGGCCAACGAATTTTCTAAAAAGCATAACGCTTTAAAAGCCTATGATAGCTACGAAACTTTAGCGAACGACCCCAATGTTGATGCCGTATATATTGCGACACCGCATACTCTGCATAAAGAAAACACCATCATGTGTTTAGAAAAAGGCATTGCCGTATTGTGTGAAAAGCCTTTTGCTATGAATGCTGAAGAAGTAGAAGAAATGATTACTATAGCCAAAGCAAACAAAACGTTGCTAATGGAAGCACTATGGACCTACTTTTTACCTCATTACCAATATGTTTTAAAGCTTTTAAAAGACAAAACGTACGGAGAAGTACAATCGCTGTCGGCTGATTTCGGATTTCATCGCCCTTACGATACTAACACCAGACTTTTCGACAAAGCCTTAGGTGGTGGGAGTTTATTAGATATTGGCATTTACCCTATTTTTGTAAGCTTATCAACTTTAGGACTTCCTAAAAGGATTTCTGCGAATGCCACTTTTTTTGAAAATGGAGCAGACTCTACTTGTAGCATGACATTTAATTACCCCAATAATGTGAATGCCTATTTAAAAAGTTCACTCATTGAAGAACTTCCTACACAAGCCATTTTTGAATGCGAAAAAGCAATAATTAAAATAAACACACAGTTTCATGCTCCAACAACCGTATCTATCATTAAAGATGGACAAGAAGAAATAAAAGATTTTAATTATAACACTATTGGGTACAATTTTGAAACCATTCACTTTAACAACTTACTTCGTGAAGGAAAAACTGAAAGCAGTATCATGACATTCGACTTTAGTCACAATCTTATAAATACACTGGATAAGCTTAGAAAACTTATAAACCTGGAATATTAA
- a CDS encoding sodium:solute symporter, whose translation MQTLNWIDWVVLSLTLFAIVAYGTWQTRGSKNVKDYLKGGSASHWWTIGLSVMATQASAITFLSTPGQAFNEGMGFVQFYFGLPIAMIVICMVFIPLYHRLKVYTAYEFLENRFDLKTRTLTAILFLIQRGLAAGITIFAPAIVLSVVLGWDLLTLNIIIGVIVIIYTVSGGTRAVNVTQKHQMVVIFIGMLVAFFLIVSDLPQDITFREAVDIAGASGKMEALDFSFNLNNRYTFWSGIIGGTFLMLSYFGTDQSQVQRYLSGKSVKEMQLGLIFNGLLKVPMQFFILFIGVMVFVFYQFNEAPINFNPTATELVLNSEYSEDYQTLQNQQKHIFQEKKELIYSFVNQDNQQAKEQLIEINEKSNKLKQQAKYLIEQAGEKQQIKVESNDEDYVFIHFILNNLPKGLIGLLLAVILSAAMSSTASELNALGSTTTIDLYKRNVGEKTEEQMVSASKWFTLLWGIVAIGVACVGELAENLIQLVNIIGSIFYGNVLGIFLVAFFFKSVKGNAVFISGIITQIIIIGLYFLNLYEFINLPFLWLNFVGCMVVIILSLIIDFNKTTHIDKGILVALIGILSYFGSLIV comes from the coding sequence ATGCAGACATTAAACTGGATAGATTGGGTCGTTCTTTCTTTAACTCTTTTTGCCATAGTCGCTTACGGTACATGGCAAACCCGTGGTAGTAAAAATGTAAAAGATTACTTAAAGGGAGGCAGCGCTTCGCATTGGTGGACTATAGGCTTATCGGTTATGGCTACACAAGCCAGCGCAATTACCTTTCTATCAACCCCCGGACAAGCATTTAATGAAGGTATGGGCTTCGTGCAATTTTATTTTGGCTTACCTATTGCCATGATAGTTATTTGTATGGTGTTTATTCCTTTATATCACAGATTAAAAGTTTACACCGCCTACGAATTTCTTGAAAATCGCTTCGATCTCAAAACCAGAACTCTTACTGCGATCTTATTCTTAATTCAACGGGGCTTGGCCGCTGGAATTACCATTTTTGCTCCGGCTATTGTCCTTTCGGTAGTCCTAGGGTGGGATTTACTAACGCTTAACATCATTATTGGTGTCATCGTAATAATTTACACGGTTTCTGGAGGAACACGTGCAGTGAATGTAACACAAAAACACCAAATGGTTGTTATTTTTATAGGTATGCTAGTCGCTTTCTTTTTAATTGTTAGCGATCTTCCGCAAGATATTACGTTTAGAGAAGCTGTGGATATTGCTGGTGCCAGCGGGAAAATGGAAGCTTTAGATTTCTCTTTTAACCTTAATAACCGATATACGTTTTGGAGTGGTATTATAGGCGGCACCTTTTTAATGCTTTCCTATTTCGGGACAGACCAAAGCCAGGTACAGCGTTACCTTTCTGGAAAATCGGTTAAAGAAATGCAACTTGGTTTAATTTTTAACGGACTTTTGAAAGTACCCATGCAGTTCTTTATTTTGTTTATTGGTGTTATGGTATTTGTGTTTTATCAGTTCAATGAAGCACCAATTAATTTCAACCCAACCGCAACAGAACTGGTCTTAAATTCTGAATATTCAGAAGACTATCAAACACTTCAAAACCAACAAAAACATATTTTTCAAGAAAAAAAAGAGCTCATTTATTCTTTTGTAAATCAAGACAATCAGCAAGCTAAAGAACAACTGATTGAGATTAACGAAAAATCAAATAAACTAAAACAACAAGCAAAATACTTAATTGAGCAAGCTGGTGAAAAACAACAGATTAAAGTTGAGAGTAACGATGAAGATTATGTGTTTATTCATTTCATTTTAAACAATCTACCCAAAGGTTTAATAGGCTTACTCCTGGCAGTAATTTTAAGTGCAGCCATGTCAAGTACTGCCAGTGAATTAAATGCGTTGGGCTCAACTACTACTATTGATTTATACAAAAGGAATGTAGGAGAAAAAACCGAAGAACAAATGGTTTCTGCATCAAAATGGTTCACTTTACTTTGGGGTATCGTCGCCATAGGCGTAGCCTGTGTTGGTGAGCTTGCTGAAAATTTAATTCAGCTAGTAAACATTATTGGCTCCATTTTTTACGGTAATGTGCTTGGAATATTTTTAGTCGCTTTTTTCTTTAAAAGCGTTAAAGGAAACGCCGTTTTTATTAGCGGTATTATAACCCAGATAATCATTATCGGATTATACTTTTTAAACCTTTATGAATTTATAAACTTGCCGTTTCTTTGGTTAAATTTCGTAGGCTGCATGGTTGTTATCATTTTAAGCCTAATTATCGATTTCAACAAAACAACTCACATCGACAAAGGTATTTTAGTAGCCTTAATAGGCATACTATCTTACTTTGGCTCTCTAATTGTCTAA